One window of the Archangium primigenium genome contains the following:
- a CDS encoding AI-2E family transporter, whose protein sequence is MGGGGVVTGFDTKRCSNLIFAGLFVLALVLFSRILLPFLMPVLLGGFLVVLFQPMQQWLLRTRLKLSPSVCAGLSTLAVFLLLLVPLVVVGWMVVREVLGLMEHTQEVFEHVDLRERVVAGLPRGLQRYAAALQGSRTEQALEGAMSNGMLMLSNLLGAGTELIIDLFLMMVAMYYFFLDGRRLWNDGTQLIPLDKRYIQAFAKEFTDVAHAIIYGNTLTSLIQGALGTVGLMLARVPHAGVWGAAMVVVAMVPVGGTALVWGPIGAVLVLMGKVNEGIFLLAWGAFVVGSIDNVIRPRLCGSRMTLHPLLVFLSMFGGLAVFGMMGLLVGPLIASLFMAMVRIYRRDFLGLRSSVAPPPSTLTGTPGVSSEVVAPARLPVEA, encoded by the coding sequence GTGGGCGGGGGTGGGGTTGTGACGGGGTTCGACACGAAGCGTTGTTCCAATCTTATCTTCGCCGGACTGTTCGTCCTGGCGCTGGTTCTCTTTTCACGCATTCTCCTGCCGTTCTTGATGCCGGTGCTGCTCGGCGGCTTCCTGGTGGTGCTCTTCCAGCCGATGCAGCAGTGGCTGCTGCGCACCCGGCTCAAGCTGTCCCCATCGGTGTGCGCCGGCCTGTCCACGCTGGCCGTCTTCCTCCTGCTGCTCGTGCCGTTGGTGGTGGTGGGGTGGATGGTGGTGCGCGAGGTGCTCGGGCTGATGGAGCACACGCAGGAGGTGTTCGAGCACGTGGACCTGCGCGAGCGCGTGGTGGCGGGCCTGCCGCGCGGCCTGCAGCGCTACGCCGCGGCCCTGCAGGGCTCGCGCACGGAGCAGGCGCTTGAGGGCGCCATGTCCAACGGCATGCTCATGCTCTCCAACCTGCTGGGCGCGGGCACCGAGCTCATCATCGACCTGTTCCTGATGATGGTCGCCATGTACTACTTCTTCCTGGATGGGCGCCGCCTGTGGAACGACGGCACGCAGCTCATCCCGCTCGACAAGCGCTACATCCAGGCGTTCGCCAAGGAGTTCACCGACGTCGCCCACGCCATCATCTACGGCAACACGCTCACCTCGCTCATCCAGGGCGCGCTGGGCACGGTGGGGCTGATGCTGGCGCGGGTGCCCCACGCGGGCGTGTGGGGCGCGGCCATGGTGGTGGTGGCCATGGTGCCCGTGGGCGGCACGGCGCTCGTGTGGGGGCCCATCGGCGCGGTGCTCGTGCTCATGGGCAAGGTGAACGAGGGCATCTTCCTGCTCGCCTGGGGCGCCTTCGTGGTGGGCAGCATCGACAACGTCATCCGGCCGCGGCTGTGCGGCTCGCGCATGACGCTGCACCCGCTGCTCGTCTTCCTGTCCATGTTCGGCGGCCTGGCGGTGTTCGGCATGATGGGCCTCTTGGTGGGGCCGCTCATCGCCTCGCTCTTCATGGCCATGGTGCGCATCTACCGCCGGGACTTCCTCGGGCTGCGCTCCAGCGTGGCGCCGCCCCCGAGCACCCTCACGGGCACGCCCGGGGTGTCCAGCGAGGTCGTCGCCCCGGCCCGTCTGCCCGTGGAGGCCTGA
- a CDS encoding P1 family peptidase, producing the protein MANPPETESPEKRVRARDLGLSLGRFKPGKHNAITDVEGVLVGHSTIIQGEGALTPGKGPVRTGVTAILPNRRDIFMERMTGGGFVLNGAGEVSGMTQLMEWGLVETPILLTNTMAVGAVSDAVARYMVEQNPGIGDEHDVIIPIVGECDDSFLNDISGRHVKREHVYEAIRSASEGPVAEGNVGGGTGMLTCDFKGGIGTASRKLPEALGGYTLGVLVMSNFGRMHNLRVGGLPVGEVLAEKFKHVPRRTQSYGSIIAVVATDAPLLNHQLNRLCKRVGLGIGRVGSYAAHGSGEIVVGFSTANIIPRRTQKMVYKLKILLDQRLDPLYEAVMEATEEAILNAICMATSMTGVNGNFVPALPLEEIRRFVTASRPLFTPARKRSGEGGTPTPTPGPASGAAPGSPPGAPPGPKVRLSESSFPQPTRPAPDDSEDSSSGGTSGT; encoded by the coding sequence ATGGCCAACCCGCCGGAGACCGAGTCCCCCGAGAAGCGTGTACGAGCCCGGGACCTGGGCCTGTCCCTGGGCCGGTTCAAGCCGGGCAAGCACAACGCCATCACCGACGTGGAGGGCGTGCTCGTCGGGCACAGCACCATCATCCAGGGCGAGGGCGCGCTCACGCCCGGCAAGGGCCCGGTGCGCACGGGCGTCACCGCCATCCTGCCCAACCGCCGCGACATCTTCATGGAGCGCATGACGGGCGGCGGCTTCGTGCTCAACGGGGCCGGCGAGGTGTCCGGCATGACGCAGCTCATGGAGTGGGGGCTGGTGGAGACGCCCATCCTGCTCACCAACACCATGGCGGTGGGCGCGGTGAGCGACGCGGTGGCCCGCTACATGGTGGAGCAGAACCCGGGCATCGGCGACGAGCACGACGTCATCATCCCGATCGTCGGCGAGTGCGACGACAGCTTCCTCAACGACATCTCCGGCCGGCACGTCAAGCGCGAGCACGTCTACGAGGCCATCCGCTCCGCGTCCGAGGGCCCGGTGGCCGAGGGCAACGTGGGCGGCGGCACGGGCATGCTCACGTGTGACTTCAAGGGCGGCATCGGCACGGCGTCGCGCAAGCTGCCCGAGGCGCTGGGGGGCTACACCCTGGGCGTGCTCGTCATGAGCAACTTCGGCCGCATGCACAACCTGCGCGTGGGCGGCCTGCCGGTGGGCGAGGTGCTGGCCGAGAAGTTCAAGCACGTGCCCCGGCGCACCCAGAGCTACGGCTCCATCATCGCGGTGGTGGCCACGGACGCCCCCCTGCTCAACCACCAGCTCAACCGCCTGTGCAAGCGCGTGGGCCTGGGCATCGGCCGGGTGGGCAGCTACGCGGCGCACGGCTCGGGGGAGATCGTCGTGGGCTTCTCCACGGCCAACATCATCCCCCGGCGCACCCAGAAGATGGTCTACAAGCTGAAGATCCTCCTGGATCAGCGCCTGGACCCGCTCTACGAGGCGGTGATGGAGGCCACCGAGGAGGCCATCCTCAACGCCATCTGCATGGCCACCTCCATGACGGGGGTCAACGGCAACTTCGTGCCGGCGCTGCCCCTGGAGGAGATCCGGCGCTTCGTGACGGCCAGCCGCCCGCTGTTCACCCCGGCACGCAAGCGCTCCGGGGAAGGGGGAACTCCCACCCCCACCCCCGGTCCGGCCTCCGGGGCCGCCCCCGGCTCGCCCCCCGGCGCTCCCCCCGGCCCCAAGGTGCGCCTGTCCGAGAGCAGCTTCCCCCAGCCCACCCGGCCGGCCCCGGACGACAGCGAGGACTCCTCTTCCGGTGGAACTTCTGGTACGTAG
- a CDS encoding S1C family serine protease, protein MLTALGIAVGLLLAQPSSPAAPAPPVSAPSLPEVVRVAGRAVVSLRTYDVEGSPLGQGSGFLVEKGRVVTNAHVVQGAMRVEVYDFENTLLGTTDYAESLSTRADLAVLPALASAPGELRLAAEEPPVGTSLVVIGAPEGLTNTVSTGIVSAFREREGQRMMQISAPISHGSSGGPVLNPEGAVVGVSVAILEVGQNLNFAIPGRDVRALLTSPPGHIPFTGKPSADAASLQATSATPEAPAPSKPTFRDALATTPRLTVGKLASGTLSADDYTSSEGRHGDVLHSEGKAGEVYTVMAGGSSFAARLVGVGLNARGESEPLGTADADTVGGVARLVLRLPRDGVFAVMVLSVSAGATGEYTVGILRGDVPVKTDTGTQALKDGRWSRVARSSDTTMYIDRKTARRTSAGAIQVWTWSVHDRWEGRGKQRYNNSKSLQEYDCDARQYRILSQSRFAKETFATGINTPSDWVYWLPGSVGETMATEVCALALE, encoded by the coding sequence ATGCTGACCGCTCTTGGAATCGCCGTGGGCCTGCTGCTCGCCCAGCCCTCGTCCCCCGCCGCGCCCGCGCCCCCCGTCAGCGCGCCGTCCCTGCCCGAGGTCGTCCGGGTGGCGGGCCGCGCCGTCGTGTCGCTGCGCACCTATGACGTCGAGGGGAGCCCACTCGGCCAGGGCAGTGGGTTCCTCGTGGAGAAGGGCCGCGTGGTCACCAACGCGCATGTGGTCCAGGGCGCGATGCGCGTGGAGGTGTACGACTTCGAGAACACGCTGCTCGGGACGACGGACTACGCGGAGAGCCTCAGCACGCGCGCGGACCTGGCGGTGCTGCCCGCCCTGGCCAGCGCGCCCGGAGAACTCCGGCTGGCGGCCGAGGAGCCGCCCGTGGGCACGTCGCTCGTCGTCATCGGCGCGCCCGAGGGGCTCACCAACACGGTGTCCACGGGCATCGTGAGCGCCTTCCGGGAGCGGGAGGGCCAGCGGATGATGCAGATCAGCGCCCCCATCTCCCACGGCTCGAGTGGCGGGCCCGTCCTCAACCCGGAGGGCGCGGTCGTCGGGGTGAGCGTCGCGATCCTCGAGGTGGGGCAGAACCTCAACTTCGCCATTCCGGGCCGGGACGTCCGCGCGTTGTTGACCAGCCCTCCGGGCCACATCCCCTTCACCGGGAAGCCGTCCGCGGACGCGGCGTCCCTCCAGGCGACCTCCGCCACGCCGGAGGCGCCGGCCCCCTCGAAGCCGACCTTCCGGGACGCGCTCGCCACGACGCCTCGGCTCACCGTGGGCAAGCTCGCGTCCGGGACGCTGTCCGCCGACGACTACACCTCCTCGGAGGGGCGGCATGGGGACGTGCTCCATTCGGAGGGAAAGGCGGGCGAGGTCTACACGGTGATGGCGGGCGGCTCCTCCTTCGCCGCGCGGCTCGTCGGTGTGGGCTTGAACGCGCGGGGCGAGAGCGAACCCCTGGGCACGGCCGATGCGGACACCGTGGGCGGCGTCGCCCGGCTCGTGTTGCGACTGCCGCGCGACGGGGTCTTCGCGGTCATGGTGCTCTCCGTCTCCGCCGGGGCGACGGGGGAGTACACCGTGGGGATTCTCCGGGGGGACGTGCCGGTGAAGACGGACACGGGCACGCAGGCGCTCAAGGACGGCCGGTGGTCCCGGGTGGCGCGCTCCTCGGACACCACGATGTACATCGACAGGAAGACCGCGCGGCGCACGAGCGCGGGCGCCATCCAGGTGTGGACCTGGTCCGTCCACGACCGCTGGGAGGGGCGCGGCAAGCAGCGCTACAACAACAGCAAGAGCCTCCAGGAGTACGACTGCGACGCCCGCCAGTACCGGATCCTCTCGCAGTCGCGCTTCGCCAAGGAGACCTTCGCCACGGGCATCAACACGCCCTCCGACTGGGTCTACTGGCTGCCGGGCTCCGTGGGCGAGACGATGGCCACCGAGGTGTGCGCGCTCGCCCTGGAGTAG
- a CDS encoding PAS domain S-box protein has protein sequence MSSPESDELSALRAEVARLRGALHAAEATTGAASYRQIVESAIDFAVIAADLDGRITHWNEGARRILGWTPEEIRGQPLSRLFTEEDRAQGIPEWEMCQAREDGRALDERWHVRADGSRFWASGELTRLKDDAGAIVGFVKVLRDRTAHRALEQERERFLRLAEQSADFVGIADLDGRGVFLNPAGRRLVGLGETDTGVCFLSELFLPEEQAIARDVILPALHTQGQWRGELRLRHQGSGEAIPVDCNAFVLRDAAGQLSGYATITRDISGSKRAESALRWSEERVRLALSASGSVGIWDWHITADRVHVEAHFARLYALPPEAVARGASLEAFLSGIHPEDREQVRQEAWRAIEADAGYDAEYRLLDGQHWVHARGRVYRDARGRPERMAGTLVDTTARKATELRQVALLDLSDRFRDLTEPGDIASCAAELLGRTLGLSRAGFAVVDLDSRTLRIEQDWSNGQVDRIMGAYPFAAFGAAMERMLRGLPAIEKDVEAAAWIPAEELSNYRALSKRGFVKLPFMRQEQLAGFVFGHSTVPRDWSDADVGFIREVASRTWEAMERAMAERAVHEHELDLRLLTDEAPEMIGYLDRDLRYLFINDTYEEWFGMPRSRILGASVSELLGEEAFALREPYFRRALAGEAVHFEAPLDLPGIHRDLELRFFPRRDLKGTIQGVYTFVLDITERKRTERILREANEQLEQRVAARTLERDRIWRNSAELMGVAGLDGYLKSVNPAWSRLLGVGDAEILARPFLEFIHPGDHAAVKGALAQLTQGERLARFEDRLLRADGTERVVAWTAVPGDDVFYVIGRDVTAERENEALQRRLFDVLDASPDFVGIADAMGRVVYVNATGRRMVGLADLAEVRRSYVLDYFVPEDRARIENEAIPTVLREGRWEGRCTFRHFTSGKTTPVQYNVFVTRDAAGAVVGLGTVTRDISGQLQQEEALRETEARLRQSQKMESVGQLTGGIAHDFNNLLGGIMGSMEMLKRRLEAGRYAETDKYIQATMASAQRAAALTARLLAFGRRQSLDVKPAELNTLVSSMADLLRRTLGEHVDLKILLEPKPWLAMTDANQFENALLNLAINARDAMPSGGLLTVETSNSRLDESYTRGFEGLKPGEYVVLSVSDTGQGMSPEVLARAFEPFFTTKPIGQGTGLGLSMIYGFARQVGGHVRIYSEEGRGTTVKLFTPRYVGAGVGEAESATRIEPPRARGERVLVVEDEPAVRMLVMEILEDLGYAALEAPEARAALGLLEQADRVDLLVTDVGLPGGMNGRQLAEVARQRRPGLKVLFITGYAEGASVRGGFLAPGMEMITKPFALDALAARIREMIERPAEASAPSGD, from the coding sequence ATGAGTTCTCCTGAGTCCGACGAGTTGAGCGCCCTCCGGGCCGAGGTCGCGCGTCTGCGAGGGGCCCTTCACGCGGCCGAGGCCACCACGGGCGCCGCCAGTTACCGGCAAATCGTGGAAAGCGCGATCGACTTCGCGGTGATCGCCGCGGACCTGGACGGTCGCATCACGCACTGGAACGAGGGCGCGCGGCGCATCCTGGGCTGGACCCCGGAGGAGATCCGGGGCCAGCCCCTCTCCCGGCTCTTCACCGAGGAGGACCGGGCCCAGGGTATTCCCGAGTGGGAGATGTGCCAGGCGCGCGAGGATGGACGGGCCCTGGACGAGCGCTGGCACGTGCGCGCGGACGGCTCCCGGTTCTGGGCCAGCGGCGAGCTGACGCGGCTCAAGGACGACGCGGGCGCGATCGTGGGCTTCGTGAAGGTGCTCCGGGACCGCACGGCGCACCGGGCGCTCGAGCAGGAGCGGGAGCGCTTCCTGCGCCTGGCCGAGCAGTCCGCGGACTTCGTGGGCATCGCGGACCTGGACGGACGCGGCGTGTTCCTCAACCCGGCGGGGCGCCGCCTGGTGGGCCTGGGTGAGACGGACACGGGGGTGTGCTTCCTCTCGGAGCTGTTCCTCCCGGAGGAGCAGGCCATCGCCCGCGACGTCATCCTGCCCGCCCTGCATACCCAGGGGCAGTGGCGCGGGGAGCTGCGCCTGCGGCACCAGGGCAGCGGCGAGGCCATTCCGGTGGACTGCAACGCCTTCGTGCTGCGCGACGCGGCGGGCCAGCTGTCCGGCTACGCGACGATCACCCGCGACATCTCGGGCTCCAAGCGGGCCGAGTCCGCCCTGCGCTGGAGCGAGGAGCGCGTGCGCCTGGCCCTGAGCGCGTCCGGCTCGGTGGGCATCTGGGACTGGCACATCACCGCCGACCGCGTCCACGTGGAGGCGCACTTCGCCCGGCTCTATGCCCTGCCGCCGGAGGCGGTGGCGCGGGGGGCGTCCCTGGAGGCCTTCCTGAGCGGCATCCACCCCGAGGACCGGGAGCAGGTGCGACAGGAGGCCTGGCGGGCCATCGAGGCCGACGCGGGCTATGACGCCGAGTACCGGCTCCTGGACGGCCAGCACTGGGTCCACGCCCGGGGGCGCGTCTACCGGGATGCGCGGGGCCGACCCGAGCGCATGGCGGGCACCCTGGTGGACACCACCGCGCGCAAGGCGACGGAGCTGCGGCAGGTGGCGCTGCTCGACCTGAGCGACCGGTTCCGCGACCTGACGGAGCCGGGGGACATCGCCTCGTGCGCGGCGGAGCTGCTGGGCCGCACGTTGGGGCTGTCCCGCGCGGGCTTCGCCGTGGTGGACCTGGACTCGCGCACGCTGCGCATCGAGCAGGATTGGTCCAACGGCCAGGTGGACCGCATCATGGGCGCCTATCCCTTCGCGGCCTTCGGCGCCGCCATGGAGCGCATGCTCCGGGGCCTGCCCGCCATCGAGAAGGACGTGGAGGCCGCGGCGTGGATCCCCGCCGAGGAGCTGTCCAACTACCGCGCCTTGAGCAAGCGGGGCTTCGTCAAGCTGCCGTTCATGCGCCAGGAGCAGCTGGCGGGCTTCGTCTTCGGCCACTCCACCGTGCCACGGGACTGGTCGGACGCGGACGTGGGCTTCATTCGCGAGGTGGCCTCGCGCACGTGGGAGGCCATGGAGCGCGCCATGGCCGAGCGCGCGGTGCACGAGCACGAGTTGGATCTGCGGCTGCTCACGGACGAGGCGCCGGAGATGATCGGCTACCTCGACCGGGACCTGCGCTACCTCTTCATCAACGACACCTACGAGGAGTGGTTCGGCATGCCCCGCTCGCGCATCCTCGGCGCGTCGGTGTCCGAGCTGCTCGGCGAGGAGGCGTTCGCGCTGCGCGAGCCCTACTTCCGGCGCGCGCTGGCGGGCGAGGCGGTGCACTTCGAGGCGCCGTTGGACCTGCCCGGCATCCACCGCGACCTGGAGCTGCGCTTCTTTCCCAGGCGGGATCTCAAGGGCACCATCCAGGGCGTCTACACCTTCGTGCTGGACATCACCGAGCGCAAGCGCACCGAGCGCATCCTGCGCGAGGCGAACGAGCAGCTCGAGCAGCGCGTGGCCGCGCGCACGCTCGAGCGCGACCGCATCTGGCGCAACTCCGCGGAGCTCATGGGCGTGGCGGGCCTGGACGGCTACCTCAAGTCCGTCAACCCCGCCTGGTCGCGGCTCCTGGGTGTCGGTGACGCGGAGATCCTGGCCCGGCCCTTCCTGGAGTTCATCCACCCGGGGGACCACGCCGCGGTGAAGGGGGCGCTGGCCCAGCTCACCCAGGGCGAGCGGCTGGCGCGCTTCGAGGATCGGCTCCTGCGCGCCGATGGCACCGAGCGCGTGGTGGCCTGGACGGCGGTGCCTGGCGACGATGTCTTCTATGTCATTGGCCGCGACGTCACGGCGGAGCGCGAGAACGAGGCCCTGCAGCGGCGGCTGTTCGACGTGCTCGACGCGTCCCCGGACTTCGTGGGCATCGCGGACGCCATGGGCCGGGTGGTCTACGTCAACGCGACGGGCCGGCGCATGGTGGGCCTGGCGGATCTGGCCGAGGTGCGCCGCAGCTACGTGCTCGACTACTTCGTGCCCGAGGACCGGGCGCGCATCGAGAACGAGGCCATCCCCACGGTCCTGCGCGAGGGCCGCTGGGAGGGCCGCTGCACCTTCCGGCACTTCACGTCCGGCAAGACGACGCCCGTGCAGTACAACGTCTTCGTGACGCGGGACGCGGCGGGCGCGGTGGTGGGGCTGGGCACGGTGACGCGCGACATCTCCGGGCAGTTGCAGCAGGAGGAGGCCCTGCGCGAGACGGAGGCGCGGCTGCGCCAGTCCCAGAAGATGGAGTCGGTGGGGCAGCTCACCGGCGGCATCGCGCACGACTTCAACAACCTCCTGGGCGGCATCATGGGCTCCATGGAGATGCTCAAGCGCCGGCTGGAGGCGGGCCGCTACGCCGAGACGGACAAGTACATCCAGGCCACCATGGCCTCGGCCCAGCGCGCCGCGGCGCTCACCGCGCGCCTGCTCGCCTTCGGCCGCCGCCAGTCGCTGGACGTGAAGCCCGCGGAGCTCAACACGCTCGTCTCCTCCATGGCGGACCTGCTGCGGCGCACCCTGGGCGAGCACGTGGACCTGAAGATCCTGCTCGAGCCCAAGCCCTGGCTGGCGATGACGGACGCCAACCAGTTCGAGAACGCGCTGCTCAACCTGGCCATCAACGCCCGGGACGCCATGCCCTCGGGGGGCCTGCTCACCGTGGAGACGAGCAACAGCCGGCTCGACGAGAGCTACACGCGGGGCTTCGAGGGGCTCAAGCCCGGCGAGTACGTGGTGCTCAGCGTGAGCGACACCGGCCAGGGCATGTCCCCGGAGGTGCTCGCGCGCGCGTTCGAGCCGTTCTTCACCACCAAGCCCATCGGCCAGGGCACGGGCCTGGGCCTGTCGATGATCTACGGCTTCGCCCGGCAGGTGGGCGGGCACGTGCGCATCTATTCGGAGGAGGGGCGGGGCACCACCGTCAAGCTCTTCACGCCCCGCTACGTGGGCGCCGGGGTGGGGGAGGCCGAGTCCGCCACGCGCATCGAGCCGCCGCGCGCGCGGGGCGAGCGCGTCCTGGTGGTCGAGGACGAGCCCGCGGTGCGCATGCTGGTGATGGAGATCCTCGAGGACCTGGGCTACGCGGCCCTGGAGGCGCCCGAGGCCCGCGCGGCGCTCGGCCTGCTGGAGCAGGCGGACCGGGTGGACCTGCTGGTGACGGACGTGGGCCTGCCCGGGGGGATGAACGGGCGCCAGCTCGCGGAGGTGGCCCGGCAGCGCCGGCCGGGGCTCAAGGTGCTGTTCATCACCGGATACGCGGAGGGGGCCTCGGTGCGCGGCGGCTTCCTCGCCCCCGGCATGGAGATGATCACCAAGCCCTTCGCCCTGGACGCGCTGGCCGCGCGCATCCGGGAGATGATCGAACGGCCGGCCGAGGCCTCCGCGCCCTCGGGCGATTGA
- a CDS encoding carotenoid oxygenase family protein: protein MSTTNLEGWRGAFQDFTRDHGYEPLRVEGRLPEDLSGTLLRVGPVVFGVGGRPYEHWFDGDGGVLAVRFGGGQAQGAARRIETPSIRADREAGRLGHSLYGSTVPWWRRLTGKVLGKNAANTSVMAWNGRFYALYEAGVPTELSTEDLRTLAETDLGVIVHHFSAHPHRVPERHASYNFGMRYGRTTLLDLYALPDGAAARYLGAVPLPGATMIHDFIATPRHLVFFVSPLRLNIPRMLLGLGAFAENLEWKAALGTQVLVVPIDDLSRPLWFETEPFFAWHFGNAFERGEELVVDYVRHLDFGTHRWLQQVGRGGATTDTGGVLHRATLNLQTRTFRSEERSTRACEFPRVAPAARTQEHRHLYVSAYTGAGALRGPHDAVGRVDMHTGQETLFNLGPAGQYVSEPVFTPRAHATRDDDGYVLTQVYDAPSRLTHVAVLDARAPDAPPLARVWFEHAFPLTFHGDFVPTA, encoded by the coding sequence ATGAGCACGACGAACCTCGAGGGCTGGCGCGGCGCGTTCCAGGACTTCACGCGGGACCATGGCTACGAGCCCCTGCGGGTCGAGGGGCGGCTGCCGGAAGACCTGAGCGGCACGCTGCTGCGGGTGGGGCCGGTCGTCTTCGGCGTGGGCGGGCGGCCCTATGAGCACTGGTTCGACGGGGACGGGGGCGTGCTGGCGGTGCGCTTTGGCGGCGGCCAGGCCCAGGGGGCGGCCCGGCGCATCGAGACCCCGAGCATCCGGGCGGACCGCGAGGCGGGTCGGCTGGGCCATTCCCTCTACGGCTCGACGGTGCCCTGGTGGCGGCGGCTCACGGGCAAGGTGCTGGGCAAGAACGCGGCGAACACGTCGGTGATGGCGTGGAACGGGCGCTTCTATGCCCTGTACGAGGCGGGCGTGCCCACGGAGCTGTCGACGGAGGACCTGCGCACCCTGGCCGAGACGGACCTGGGCGTCATCGTGCACCACTTCTCCGCGCACCCCCACCGCGTGCCCGAGCGCCACGCGTCGTACAACTTCGGCATGCGCTATGGGCGCACCACCCTGTTGGACCTGTACGCCCTGCCAGACGGGGCGGCGGCGCGCTACCTGGGCGCGGTGCCCCTGCCGGGGGCGACGATGATCCACGACTTCATCGCCACCCCGCGCCACCTCGTCTTCTTCGTGAGCCCCCTCAGGCTCAACATCCCGCGCATGCTGCTGGGCCTGGGCGCGTTCGCGGAGAACCTGGAGTGGAAGGCCGCGCTGGGCACCCAGGTGCTCGTGGTGCCCATCGACGACCTGTCGCGCCCGCTGTGGTTCGAGACCGAGCCCTTCTTCGCCTGGCACTTCGGCAACGCGTTCGAGCGCGGAGAGGAGCTGGTGGTGGACTACGTGCGCCACCTCGACTTCGGCACCCACCGCTGGCTGCAGCAGGTGGGCCGGGGCGGCGCCACCACGGACACGGGCGGCGTGCTCCACCGGGCCACGTTGAACCTCCAGACCCGGACGTTCCGCTCCGAGGAGCGCTCGACGCGCGCCTGCGAGTTTCCCCGGGTGGCCCCGGCCGCGCGCACCCAGGAGCACCGCCACCTGTACGTCAGCGCGTACACGGGCGCGGGCGCGCTCCGGGGGCCCCATGACGCCGTGGGCCGGGTGGACATGCACACCGGCCAGGAGACCCTGTTCAACCTGGGCCCCGCCGGCCAGTACGTGTCCGAGCCCGTCTTCACGCCCCGGGCCCACGCGACCCGGGACGACGACGGCTACGTGCTCACCCAGGTGTACGACGCACCGAGTCGGCTGACCCACGTGGCGGTGCTGGACGCGCGCGCACCTGACGCTCCTCCCCTCGCCCGGGTCTGGTTCGAGCATGCCTTCCCCCTCACCTTCCATGGCGACTTCGTGCCCACGGCCTAG
- a CDS encoding TetR/AcrR family transcriptional regulator has product MALRRTRKKTADKPSYHHGDLRRALLDASLALITEEGFGALSLREVARRAGVTHAAPYRHFADKEALLGAVAEEGFRAMTSRMREAMARESSPQMRLRACGVAYVLFAVENASHFRVMFGPHFTRPLALSASSEQVDAFGVLVGALVEAQRAGDVREGEAQDLALTCWSLVHGLASLLVDRQLDPRGATGGVEALVWAQTHLLMSGLSRRSSD; this is encoded by the coding sequence ATGGCGCTGCGACGCACGCGGAAGAAAACAGCGGACAAGCCGTCCTACCACCACGGAGACCTGCGCCGGGCCTTGTTGGATGCGTCCCTGGCGCTCATCACCGAGGAGGGCTTCGGGGCGCTGTCCCTGCGCGAGGTGGCGCGCCGAGCCGGGGTGACCCACGCGGCGCCCTACCGGCACTTCGCGGACAAGGAGGCCCTGCTCGGGGCGGTGGCCGAGGAGGGCTTTCGCGCGATGACGTCCCGGATGCGCGAGGCGATGGCGCGCGAGAGCTCGCCCCAGATGCGCCTGCGGGCGTGCGGGGTGGCCTATGTCCTGTTCGCGGTGGAGAACGCGTCGCACTTCCGGGTGATGTTCGGCCCGCACTTCACCCGGCCCCTGGCCCTGTCGGCGTCGAGCGAGCAGGTGGATGCGTTCGGCGTGCTGGTGGGGGCGCTCGTCGAGGCCCAGCGCGCGGGCGACGTGCGCGAGGGCGAGGCGCAGGATCTCGCCCTCACGTGCTGGTCGCTCGTCCACGGGCTGGCCTCCCTGTTGGTGGACCGCCAGTTGGATCCGCGAGGAGCGACGGGGGGCGTGGAGGCCCTGGTCTGGGCCCAGACCCATCTGCTGATGAGTGGACTGTCGCGCCGTTCCTCGGATTGA